DNA sequence from the bacterium genome:
CATGACGCCGTTGCGGCCGTTCATGATGGTGGTCTCGATGGTGTCGGGATCGCCGCCCCACAGCCAGTCGTTGTCGGTCAGGTTGGGGAAGCCGACGCCGCCGCGCGCGTCGGCGCCATGGCACTGGGCGCAGTTGTTGGCGAACAGCCGCTGCCCCATCTGCAGCGCCTTCGGATCCTCGATCAGCTCGGGGATCGGCTTCGCCGCGTAGGCGGCGTAGAGCGGCCCATACTGCGCGTCGGCCTGCGCCATCTCGGTGCGGAGCTGGCCGGACGAGGTCCAGCCGAGCAGGCCGGGGAAGTTGCCGAGCCCGGGATAGAGCACCAGGTAGACGAGCGAGAAGAGGATGGTGCCGACGAAGATCCACAGCCACCAGCGCGGCAGCGGCGTGTCGAGCTCCTGGATGCCGTCGTAGTCGTGGCCGAGGGTCTCCTGCGCCGCGCCGGCGACGCGCTTGCTCCGCGCCCACAGCAGCAGGCCGAAGCAGGCGAAGATGTTCGAGAGGGCGAGGACGATCACCCACACGCTGAATCCGGTGCTCATGAACGCCTCCGCTCGGGCGACGACGGGTCGGACGGCTTGTCGTCGTCCCCGAGGAACGGCAGCTCGGCCGATTCCTGCCAGCGCCGCTTCTGACCCGGGCTGAAGGCCCAGATGCACAGGCCGATGAACGCGACGAACAACACCACCGTCGCGATCGTACCCACCACGCTGCTGGCCATCGTCACGGCCTCCCCTTCAGCGCCAGGCCGAGCTGCTGCAGGTAGGCGATGAGCGCCTCCATCTCGGTATGGCCGTCGACGGCGGCCCTGGCGCCGTCGATCTGTTCATCGGTGTAGGGCACGCCGACGACGCGCAGGGCGCGCATCTTGTCGGCGGTGCGATCGGCGTCGACGGTGTTGGTCGCCAGCCACGGGAAGGCGGGCATGTTGGACTCCGGCACCAGATCGCGCGGGTTGAGGAGGTGGATGCGGTGCCACTCGTCGCTGTACCGGCCGCCGACGCGCGCCAGGTCCGGCCCGGTGCGCTTGGAGCCGAAGAGGAACGGGTGGTCGTAGACGGACTCGCCGGCGACCGAGTAGTGGCCGTAGCGCTCGACCTCGGCGCGCAGCGGCCGGATCATCTGCGTGTGGCAGACGTGACAGCCGTCGCGGATGTAGATGTCGCGCCCCTCGAGCGCCAGCGGCTCCAGCGGCCGCACCCCCTCGATCGGCTCGTTGACCTGCGTTCCCGCCAGCAACGGGACGATCTCGGCCAGCCCCGCGAAGCTGACGACGATGAAGATCAGGATCCCCATGATCCCGATGTTGCGTTCGACCAGTGGCTGTTCGACAGCGGCCATCATGCGTCTCCCCGCGCCGCCCTCAGGCGGCGCTCACCGCCGGCTCGACGCGCGGCGCGGGCGTCGTCTCGACCACGGCCGTGCCGGCGCGGATGGTGCGGATCATGTTGTAGGACATGACCAGCATGCCGATCAGGAAGATCGTGCCGCCGGCGAGGCGCCCGACGTAGTAGGGATAGGTCGCCTTGATCGACTCGATGAAGGTGTAGGTCAGCGTCCCGTCGTCGTTCACCGCGCGCCACATCAGCCCCTGCATCAGGCCGGCGATCCACATCGAGGCGATGTAGAGGACGATGCCGATGGTGGAGAGCCAGAAGTGGGTGTTGATCAGCGGCACGCTGTACATCTGCTTGCGGCCGTACAGGCGCGGCATCAGCGAGTAGAGGCAGCCCATGGTGATCAGGGCCACCCAGCCGAGGCTGCCGGAGTGGACGTGACCGATGGTCCAGTCGGTGTCGTGGCTGAGGGCGTTGACGGTCTTGATCGACATCATCGGCCCTTCGAACGTCGACATGCCGTAGAAGGACAGGGCGACGATCATGAAGCGCAGGATGGGGTCGGTGCGCAGCTTCTCCCAGGCGCCGGAGAGCGTCATGATGCCGTTGATCATGCCGCCCCACGACGGCGCCCAGAGGATGATCGAGAACACCATGCCCAGCGTCTGCGCCCAGTCGGGCAGCGCGCTGTAGTGCAGGTGGTGCGGCCCGGCCCACATGTAGATGCCGATCAGGGCCCAGAAGTGCACCACCGACAGGCGGTACGAGTAGATCGGCCGCTCCGCCTGCTTGGGCACGAAGTAGTACATCATCGCCAGGAAGCCGGCGGTGAGGAAGAAGCCGACCGCGTTGTGGCCGTACCACCACTGCACCATCGCGTCGGTGGCGCCGGAGAAGACCGAGTACGACTTCAGCGGCGCGACCGGGATCTCCAGGCTGTTGACGATGTGCAGCAGCGCGATGGTGATGATGAAGGCGCCGTAGAACCAGTTGGCGACGTAGATGTGCTGGACGCGCCGCTTGGCGATGGTGCCGAAGAACACCACCGCGAAGCACACCCAGACGACGGCGATCAGGATGTCGATCGGCCACTCGAGCTCGGCGTACTCCTTCGCCGTCGTGTACCCGAGCGGCAGGGTGATCG
Encoded proteins:
- the ccoN gene encoding cytochrome-c oxidase, cbb3-type subunit I, with translation MSEARVVPVPYDYRVVRQFAIMALVWGVVGMLVGVILAAQLTWPELNPGIPWLTYSRLRPLHTNAVIFAFGGSALFATAYYVVQRTCAATLFLPRLAEFTFWGWQAVIVAAAITLPLGYTTAKEYAELEWPIDILIAVVWVCFAVVFFGTIAKRRVQHIYVANWFYGAFIITIALLHIVNSLEIPVAPLKSYSVFSGATDAMVQWWYGHNAVGFFLTAGFLAMMYYFVPKQAERPIYSYRLSVVHFWALIGIYMWAGPHHLHYSALPDWAQTLGMVFSIILWAPSWGGMINGIMTLSGAWEKLRTDPILRFMIVALSFYGMSTFEGPMMSIKTVNALSHDTDWTIGHVHSGSLGWVALITMGCLYSLMPRLYGRKQMYSVPLINTHFWLSTIGIVLYIASMWIAGLMQGLMWRAVNDDGTLTYTFIESIKATYPYYVGRLAGGTIFLIGMLVMSYNMIRTIRAGTAVVETTPAPRVEPAVSAA
- the ccoO gene encoding cytochrome-c oxidase, cbb3-type subunit II; translation: MAAVEQPLVERNIGIMGILIFIVVSFAGLAEIVPLLAGTQVNEPIEGVRPLEPLALEGRDIYIRDGCHVCHTQMIRPLRAEVERYGHYSVAGESVYDHPFLFGSKRTGPDLARVGGRYSDEWHRIHLLNPRDLVPESNMPAFPWLATNTVDADRTADKMRALRVVGVPYTDEQIDGARAAVDGHTEMEALIAYLQQLGLALKGRP
- the ccoP gene encoding cytochrome-c oxidase, cbb3-type subunit III, yielding MSTGFSVWVIVLALSNIFACFGLLLWARSKRVAGAAQETLGHDYDGIQELDTPLPRWWLWIFVGTILFSLVYLVLYPGLGNFPGLLGWTSSGQLRTEMAQADAQYGPLYAAYAAKPIPELIEDPKALQMGQRLFANNCAQCHGADARGGVGFPNLTDNDWLWGGDPDTIETTIMNGRNGVMPPFAPAIGGEEGVPLVVAYVQSLSGMKVDPAQAAAGKAKYDTICIACHGPEGKGNQALGAPNLTDDVWLFGNDSATIAEGLWKGRNSVMPAHADLLGAQKVHVVAAYVYSLSHAR
- a CDS encoding cbb3-type cytochrome c oxidase subunit 3 produces the protein MASSVVGTIATVVLFVAFIGLCIWAFSPGQKRRWQESAELPFLGDDDKPSDPSSPERRRS